The sequence TCTACGTCTCCTCAGACGACATCAAGGAGACAGGCTACACCTACATCCTGCCCAAGAACGTCCTGAAGAAGTTCATCTGCATCTCAGACCTGCGGGCCCAGGTGAGCAGGCGAGGAGCCTGCCTCGGCTGAACCCCCCTCTGCTGGGGCTCAGTAGTCAGGAAGTAGTGGtgaagggctgggagctggctgccatCCACGTGAAGCCCTCTGTGCTCGAGTCACATTGGTAATACGGCTGAGCACACGAGTTCTGACTACATCCTGATGGCTCCTGGAGGTCCATCCTTGGGGGAAACTCATTCATGAATGAAACTGTGATGTTCTCCTCTGGTGAGAACTTGCTGGCCCAGAGAGCCTCCTCTTGGGAGCTAAGGGCAGGGCCTACTTACTCTCACACAGTTACAAGGAGGTTTCTTCTGGGCTTCTAAGGCAGGTGTCTGTGTTCTTAGATTGCAGGGTACCTGTATGGAGTGAGCCCCCCTGACAACCCCCAAGTGAAGGAGATCAGATGCATTGTGATGGTGCCCCAGTGGGGAACACACCAGACTgtgcatctccctgggcagctgccacaGCATGAGTATCTCAAGGTGAGTTGACTTCTGCTCCTGGTGTGGATGGATGATCACCATCTCCAGTAATGGGGACCTAAGGtggtggagcagcttcccttggTCTGTTGAAGATGTTAGGCTTTAAGAGCTTGGCCCAAAGCCATCCTGGTCTGGGGTCAGGTGGAAGGGAAGCCTTGCTAGAGATGGCCTTGTTTGAACTATCTTGTATTTGTCTTTTGTCAGGAAATGGAACCTTTGGGGTGGATTCACACTCAACCAAATGAGTCCCCTCAGCTCTCACCACAGGATGTCACCACCCATGCCAAGGTCATGGCTGACAacccctcctgggatggggagaagACCATCATCATCACCTGCAGGTGAGGAGCCTGtgtgccctggctgctgagggagcctggggaTATGTTGAGGTCTCAAACTAAACCTGTGGCAGAAAGGGAGCATTTGCTCATTTCTGGTTTCCCTCCTCCATGCAGATGAATCTGACTTGCCCTGTCTCTCATTTCCTTCAGCTTCACACCAGGCTCCTGCACCCTGACAGCCTACAAGCTGACCCCCAGTGGCTATGAGTGGGGCAGGCAGAACACGGACAAGGGAAACAACCCCAAGGGCTACCTCCCATCCCACTATGAGAGGGTGCAGATGCTGCTTTCAGATCGCTTCCTCGGCTTCTTCATGGTCCCAGCACAGGGGTCCTGGAACTACAACTTCATGGGTGAGCAGGacaggaagggagggaatgTGAATAGCTTGGGGAGAAAGAAATGGCTCCTCCTGGGATCGTTCCTTGCCTGTTCCAAAGGCTGAGCTTCCATGGAGTGGCTGGCAGGGATTGCAGCATTGTGGTCTGACCTTTCCCTGGTACCAGCACTGGGATGTCAGTTCTCTTGGTTTGCAAGAGAGCAAACTGGTAGAGAGCAGAAATAGTCATCCTGTCTTTCTGGGTTGTAGTGTCAGGTCTGTTGGCACTGAGTAATGAATCCCTGAGAGGCAGGAGAGGTAATAATGgaacagggcagagaagagctgtgcctggcaggggagTAACAGGAGGTCCCGGTATGGTGGACCCcagacagctgcaggaggggtcaGGAAAGGGGGAGTGTGTCAGGGTAGAAGGCTTCTCCAAGCTCCTGCTGAGTGGTGGAGGCAGGAGTGGTTTCAGGTGGGTCATGGCCTCTCTCTTCCAGGTGTTCGTCACGACCCCAACATGAAGTACGAGCTGCAGCTGGCCAACCCCAAGGAGTTCTACCACGAGGTCCATCGCCCTTCTCACTTCCTCAACTtcgccctgctgcaggagggggaggTCTACTCTGCCGACCGGGAGGACCTCTATGCCTAGTGCTGGGCCCCTCTGCACACCTACTCCTGGTCCTTCACGCCGTGTCCTGCCCTTGCCTCCCACTCTTAGTACTGTTGATATTCAACAGCGTGTGCGTGCCGCTGCCCTGGCCCCCGCTCGCCCCCGTAGCCCCTCGGTGCGGTGTCACGGTTGTTGCTGTGTCTTTAGCCTCAATAAATTTTGTACGAACGGGAGCGCTGCCGGTGAGATCCCGCCTCGGGGGGCGGGCCCGggcggggcgggccggggccgggacAGGGCGGAGCGTGTGCGGGgccgcgggcggcggcggcggcggcggcggctcatGGCGGATCCGTGGCGCGGATCGGAGCCGCTGTGGCGGACGCCGCCCGGCCGCCTGGCCCCGCCGCACATCTACCGCATGGCGGGGGCGCTGGGCGCCGAGCTCCGTCGCCTCTCTGCCCGCTTCGGGCCCGAGGCCGTGGCCGGGCTGGTGCCGCCCGTGGTgcggctgctggagctgttggaggCGCTGGTGGCTCCGGTGGCAAGCGTCGAGGGGGAGGTGGCGACACCGGCAGCGCCGGCCGGGCGTCAGGAGGCGGAGGTGAGTGGGGCGGGGTTTGTCCGGCCCCTCTTCCGTCGGGGGTCGCCTGCGGGGTTGTACTGGCAGGAGTTCCCGTGGGTACAGCGCTGACCCGGCTGTCAACTGGGATGGCTCTGGTCCActgtctctgtccctcctgGGATAGTTCTTGATGGTTCCCCGAGGGTGGCTCTGAACTGGCTGTCACCATCCCCTGAGACAGCTCTGATGCCACTGTCCCCGTCCCCCTCGCAGTGGCTCTAATCTAACCATCCCTCCTCCCCGGGGAtgcctctgtccccatcccctaGGATGGCTCTCACCCGGCTATCCGTGTGCCCTCAGGACAGCCCTGACTTGGCTGTAGCTGTCCACCTGGGACGGCTCTGACCCAGCTGTTCCTATCCCCCAGGacccagagcagaggctgtgggaggCTGAGCGCCGGGAGCGATCCCTGCAGGGCCGCCTGGCCCGCCTGGAGGAGCagaaccagcagctcctggggcagcttgcaGAGAGCCAGTCCCAGGAAGGTGGGTgtcccaggaaggctgggggtcCCAGCAAGTTTGGAGTCCCCTGCTACCGTGGGGTGTGCTCATGGGGGGTGGACGGTGGGCTGGGTGCAAGTCTGAACCTGCTTTttgtgctgcccagccctgaagACCTGTCTTACTGGGGAGCACAAATGCCCTCTTGGTCTGCAAACCACGGAGACCCCAAGCCCCTAGAGCACCCCCAGGAGGGTGATGGAGGCACACACATagtgcaggctgctgttggtAGCACAAGGATGCATCAGACACAGCCTAAAGCTCCCACTTCACTTCCTTGCACTGTTCCTACTCTGTTGCCTACCAGAAAGGATGCTGAAGCATCCAGAAACCCCACACTGAGGGGAGTCTGGGGGAGTCCTTGTGTCCCAGGGCCACACTCATGCCTATCCCCCCATGTCTGGGCTCAGACAGCACGGCGCGGAAGGAGCGGGAGGTGATGCTGCGGCTGAAGGAGGTGGTTGACAAGCAGAGGGATGAGCTTCGTGCCCAGGCCCATGAGATCATTTGCAAGAGCAGAGACACCGAGGCAGTGAGTGTGTGGGAGCTTGTGGGTGTGGTGTGTGAAAGGCCTGGGGACCTGCTTTCATGTCAcctccccctggggctgtcccagtGGCTGGTGAGCCTGCTGGGGCAGATGCTTTTCCCGAGGCTTTGCATGTGCTGATGTCCCTGCATGgggacccagagctgctgctgtgccttacTCCCAACTGCCTCTggccctccagctgcaggagcaactGCATCGCTTCATGGCCATGAACGAGGACCTGCGTCACAAGGTGGCCGTGGTGCAGGCTCAGCTCAAGAGTGCGCTGGAGAAGAAGTCAGACCTGGAGGCTGCAATGCTGCAAACCCAGAAGGAAATGagcaagaggagcaggagcaccccTGAGAGCCAGCACCCAAAGCCCAGCCTGGTAAATCCAAGcccatggccctgctgctgtagGACATGGCTCATGCTGACCCTCACTGGCTTCTTGAGTCAGCCCCACTGCTGAAAATCAAACAGTAGCAGCTCGCCCCTGACTGGTGGTGGTAGGAGGAAGAGCTGGGTGGGACTcagaggattctgtgattctgttttggatgtggtgtttggagatgtggtttaggggtgaaccttgtagagtagggctcttggttggacttggtggtcaagggggtcttttccaacctgaatgtttccgTGGCTCTGGGGTTTTGCCAtgtgctggctgagctggggagcagcatggTCTGTGGATCGTCTGTGATCCAGGCTAGCAAACCTTTCTGGGGCTTCCATCTCTGTCTGTATGCAGCACCCAGCCTTTGGGTGGGGGCTTTGGGGTCTCCACTTGCTTGCTGACTCTTTCTGCCCCCCAGGATGGAGCACCGTCACCCGCGGAGGAGCCGCAGCACCAGGATGGGGATGTGGGCAAGAGCCatgctcactgctgcttctccaagGAAGACCTGCAGCAGATCCTGCAAGAGCGGAACGAGCTcaagaccaacctcttcctggtgCAGGAGGAGTTGGCCTATTACCAGCGGTGAGTCCTGCACCTAGTCCTGGTTGTGGTGACACAGGGCAGTGAGCTGGGTCCCTCTTGTCCCAGCAGCCACCCGTGGCCCAtcagaggctgctcctggcacGGTCAGGGCAGGTTTCTTTGCCAGGTTTTCACTTAAtcagctgtttgcttttgtgtttttgccagggagctgctgaatgAAGAGAGAGTTCCCAGCTTCTTCTTGGATGCAATGAAGTCAACTAtcaaaagacagagaaaaaaaatcagggccAAAATGCTGGGGACGGTGGAGGAGCCGGCGAGCAGGTgagtcctgctggccagggcagaCAGGGAGCCTCCCGTGCAGGGTGGATGCTGGCTGGCAGGCTCCCTGTGCTCTGACGCCCTGGAAGGCAACTCCCCCAGGTCaagagctgcctcctccctgcctccctccacaGATCAAAGGTTTAATGTCTGTCGTTGTTGTCTTGGCCTGGCTTAGCCCTGGGTGTGCCACAGAGGCAGACCCTTTTGCAGCTGGTGTGTCCCTGCCACCGGTCACACATGGCCTGGCCAAAAGCCACTTGTCCCTGCACTGATGTGGGAAAAGGGAAGCAAGGTGGTGGCACTGGGACCACTGGACAAGGCAGCCTGGTCCCTGTGCTGTACAGTTGGAGTCTGGCCAGCAGAGAGCCTTTGAAGATGACAGTAGGGATGTTCCCTGGAAGCTCTGCAAGACATTCGTGGGCATCCTTGGCTCCAACAAGCTTCTCATCATGGGGAAGGGAGGACCCTGCAAACACTAGCCCTGGCTCTGCAtgtctgctggtggtggggggcAAGGCCTGTGCTGAAACTGCTGTATGGCATGGGGGGAACTGGACCTCACTGGCTTTTGGGGGCTTTAATAAAGGTCTGGAGGGGACTGagctcttctgtgctgctgaaatCTGCTGCTTGCTTACACTGGGACCTCTGCTGGCACTGAGTGGGGTCTGAGgctgctgtgtcctgcctgctctcctcccagccttgTAACAGATGCTGCCATATGGATGCTACCCTGTAGCCAATTCCTGTGTGTCACCCTGCTCCCTTGCAAGGTCTGTCACCTGCCTTGGTGCCAGGATATCACCCACCTCAGCCCCAAACTACAGCTGGTGGTGTCAGTTGCCAGGCTGTTGCCCTAGAGAAGCAAGCGCTTGCTGTGGGGGGTGAGGTGCCCCAAGACTCCTGGCTCCATGGGGCACAATgttcagctggaggaggaaccCCAGGGTGGCCTTGGCACTTGCTGGTGGTGAGCCTGTAACTCAGCACAGGTTTTTCTTGACTCGTTCATGCTGCAGCGATGAAGAAGAGggctcctggctcccagctcaTGGCACAGACTCTGTGGATGCTCAGCCTTCTGAATCCAAAATTAGGAACTTGTAAGTTCTCTCccaagctcagctgctgctaggGATGGGTGGATCTGCTGGCAGAGAAGTttagagctgggctgtgctgctgacagccGCTGAGCTTGGTGCCTACAGCACTGGATGTGAcagggacagagccaggctgccctgcgtgggtctggcagggctctgccaaaGGGGGGTTGCTGGGTTCAGGGAGGATCTGCTTTGTCCTGTGCAGAAGCTGCTCCCACCCCTGGGGTGCCACACATCACAGGGCACTCGCAGCCAGGCCCACTGCTGCCACCAAACACAGAGGGGGGTTGGGATCCGGCTGCTTCCCGGGACAGCTCCTCTCCCCCACGGCTCTTATCTCTCTCTCCGCAGTTTTGGGCTGTGGTATCAGGGCAGCACCAAAGACGCCCCCGGagccagctgctctggagcctgggAAATCATTGACTCCCTGGACacacagctggagcctgagggagagagcaagccagcagccagctccccgGACAGAGCCACGCTGCACCTCTGACCCCACCTGGATGGGAGCTGGAGATGGCCTCGCAGCAGCGCTTCCCAGCTCCCTTTATCCTGTTGTCCTCAGGAGCAGCATGGCAGCCTTGGCCATGTCTCCATACCACGGTGACAGCAAAACTGGACTGTGGGCAGCTTTCCTCCAAACCTGCTGGAACAttcagctgtgggctgctgccctggcagggggcagcttgGCACCTCCAGGAATCTTTACCTGCTGGCTACCCTTTCACTGAACTATGGCTGAACCGTGGGAGTCCTACACAGCCATGCCCTCACTCTCTGCTTCTCCGTGCTTCCAGCTCAGTGTGGTGGGAATCTGCAccctctttctgctgctgcaccccaAAAGGGACCTTCCTGTCTGCTGGTGGTTCTTCCCACTAACCCactctgctcacagcccaggaCCCCACTGCCCAGTCCTGCCCTGTGGGGATGTTTCACCTCACTCCTTTCTTTTCATAccttgccccatccctgcaatgTGAAGGTCAAGTCAGGGTGCTCAGGCTGGCTGGGCACTGTCCCAGGTTCACCACACATCTGGGAGGGGCTGAGCATGCTGCACTGGGTGTCCAGTCAGGATCAGCACCATCAGTGCCGCTCCTGCACTTTTCAGGCATGGGGTGAATCAGTTTTGTACTGGgacctcttcctgctgctgctgctggggactctTTAAGACTGGAATAATCCTCATGTTCACAGGGGCAAGTCAGACCCTTGAATCAGGTACATTCTAGCTCTAGAACTGGAGTTGGAAATAAATCAATCTCCTTTATTCTCTGAGGTACCTGCTGTAGCCTCCACTCTCTCCTGGCTTGGGAAgggctgggtgatgctgctgggctgcagtcgCAGTTCTTCATCACAGCCATCACTGTGCCGAGGGCTGAGGCCAGCTGCACTGTGCCAGACCCCAGAGCCCATTTCGGTGGGCAGCTAtgatggggagcagggctgcaagggctgcactgctgggcATGATGGAGTTAAGTCCTGCATGGTGGAGGGAGCAGCACTTCCAGCCCAGGGCCCTCCCCAGCTGACTTGGCCTTGGGTAGGAAAAAGGTGTTTCCTGTGCATCTGCTGACACAAAGCTCCTGGGGAGACTTCGAGGTGGGatggcagccagcagaggtTCAAAGGCCACCCTGGAGCATACCATGTCCATATGAGGAATGTGGGGACCCcacctctctgcccctgctAAGGATCAGCAGCACCATGGGGCAGCTCACGAGGGTCAGGGCAAGAGGAGACAACAGACGCCTCATGTGGGTTGGGGCAACCTTGGCTAAAACAGCTTTGAGGATGGCACAGTGGGAGTGGGATGACCGCAGGTGTGATGCTCAGGCAGGCACCAGCCCCTGCATGGCCACACCAAGCCCCTGGAGGAGCATTTCTGCTGCTAGGGTGGCAGCAAGGGGCAAAAATAGCCTCCGTGGTGGcattccctgcctctccctcctgctgcacccctgacGTTGGGATCAGGGAGCCTCCTCCCACATTTCCTCAGGAAGAAACCCAAGGCTAGTGGGAGGAAGAGGCTGCTCCACAGGAGGGACGGGACAGGACAGAGGGGACAGACGGACagcggcacagggctggggagctgctgggacttGGAGCCTCGCACCCCGCCGGGATGGGGGCTGCCCGGCCCatcctctgcctccagctgtggctgtggatgcagagctctgcccaggaGCTCGACCTCAGTGGCAAGAATGTCTGCAGGTAGGTGCCATGGGGGTCTCTACTTCTGCCGCTCCGTCTCCCGGTgcctctcagcagcttcctcaggGGATCATTGCCCAACTGTCCTTCCCTGGACAGAGAGCTGTGGCCTGGCATGGTGTGGGTATAGAAGCTGGGATGACGCTGGGGAGCGTGGCTGGGATGCACATGGGCACTTGGGGCACCCAGACCCCCTCTCCAGGGGTTAATTCTCATGGATCCACAGTGTGCAGCGGAAGGGGGGGATGCAGGAGCATTGGCAAAGCTTTCATTGTGCCTCAGGTGGGGAACATAGGCATAGAAAACCCAAAGGGCTTCTGGAGCTGAGTCTCCTCTGCATGGCTGCTGCATTgcctgtcctgctggtcaccagcagcaccaccacttTGTATCACCTTCACTCCATGCCTCTGCTCGGCATTGCTGGCaaagctctgagctgctcccagagcttggGAGACGTGGCAgaggctccacagcagcagagctgagcaactctgccctgctgcccggcCCTGCCACCcgctcaggctgcagcctctTAAATTTCCTTCTATTTTGCTGGTTTCCTTCCGGAGCAATGCCCCTGGGGCCACGCCGCTTCCCCGCCTGTCGGGCCCAGCAGGGGCAAACACCCACGGTCAGCTCACCTTAGCTGAGGCTGTGGAGCCATGCACAGACCCACACCAGCTCTGacaccctctgctccagctgatgGCCCCGGGGTCTCTTCCACAGGCTCCCCAGCGGCCCAGCGTGCTGCCCCGGCTGGaagcaggaagggcaggagtGCACAGCTGGTGAGTGGCGGATGGCTgggtccagacaagggcaacaaagctgatgaagggtctggagaacaggtcctacaagcaggggctgagggaactagagttggttagtctggaaaaaaggaggttcaggagagaccttctcactttctagaactacttgaaaggaggctggagctaggtgAGGGCTGGTCTCCTCTACCTACTAACAAGCAATAGGATCAGAAGAAACAGCCTGAAGTTGCAcaggaggaggtttaggttggatatgagaggaaaattcttcactgtaaggcttctcaaacactggaataggctccctggggatgtggttgGATTCCAatccctggagatgcttaaaagctgcagagatgtggtgctcagggacatggtttagcagcagacttggtagagttagataatggttggacctgaggatcttaaaccaagacaattctgtgattctatagtgACAAAACCCAAAGCTTGGTACCTGCACTCAGCTGGGTGGGTGTTGGGAGGAAGCCCTACAGCTCtcctcaggaggtggtggtggtgtgctgcACCTTGGGGACCCCCAAACACCCACTGAGCAAGCCACTAATgatgctggggctctgctggagggATGGATGAGGACATGGGCTGGTGGTGTCCCTGGGAAGGCTGCCTCTGCAGGAGGTGGCCAGGTGGTGGGTGgtctggcagcagggtgtgaCCCCAGGGGAGCTGTTGTGTGCtgatgcctctgctctgctgctgccagcactgtgtGAGGGGGAGGAAGCCTGTGGAGCAGATGAGGTGTGTGTGAGACCCGGGGTTTGCCTCTGCAAACCTGGCTTCTTCGGAGCAGACTGCAGCTCTCGTGAGTACTTTCCCGGGGCTCAGCCCTTCCATCCCCTTTGCCAGCCCGGATGTTCAGTGGGCTGCAAGGCTTCctcatcacctcccagcctcaccacctgcttccctccacagcctgccccgagCAGTACTGGGGTCCCGACTGCAAGCGGAGCTGCCCGTGCCACCCCAACGGGCACTGCGACCCGGCCAGCGGGCACTGCACTTGCGGCCCCAACCACTGGGGAGAGCTCTGCCAGTTCCCttgccagtgtggtccccacgGCCGCTGCGACCCCCTCACCGGCGCCTGCCACTGCGAGCCGGGCTGGTGGGCACCCACCTGCAAGAAGCAATGTCAGTGCAACCTGGCCAGCTCCCACTGCGACCCCCTCACCGGCCACTGCCGCTGCCAGCCGGGCTGGTGGGGCAGGCGGTGCAGCTTCAAATGCTCCTGCAACATCTCGCCTTGTGCCCAGGAGACCGGCAAGTGCGAATGCAAGGCTGGGTTTTGGGGGCCGGCCTGCCAGCGGCGCTGTGACTGCTTGCacggctcctgcagccccctcagcggccactgcagctgcagccccggctaccagggcaggagctgccgggacccctgcccagcagggaaGTACGGGGTTCAGTGTGTGCACAGGTGAGCCGGGAGCGGCAGGGGAATCCAGCGGGTACCCAGGGGCTACACCTCGGGGGGAAAGGTATCCAGCGGTTGCATCTCTCCCtttggctgggcagggagacacATCCTGGGGGGCTTGGAGATCCCTAGTTGAATGCAGCAACAGTGTTGGTCCAGAAGAAACGTCTCAGTAATGCCAGCAGGAAGTGCTGCTGTCATCCTGAAGTCTAGCTGTCCTTGGTTCCATTCCCCAAGAGGACAGTGCAGCATCTCTCCCTGCTTGCCTCCTGCTCTCTTGCTACTGCAGAGTGTTAGGCACCTCAGCAAATTTATCCATGGTCCAAACTGATGCTCAGTGCTGGTGTGG is a genomic window of Dryobates pubescens isolate bDryPub1 chromosome 13, bDryPub1.pri, whole genome shotgun sequence containing:
- the RILP gene encoding rab-interacting lysosomal protein, whose protein sequence is MADPWRGSEPLWRTPPGRLAPPHIYRMAGALGAELRRLSARFGPEAVAGLVPPVVRLLELLEALVAPVASVEGEVATPAAPAGRQEAEDPEQRLWEAERRERSLQGRLARLEEQNQQLLGQLAESQSQEDSTARKEREVMLRLKEVVDKQRDELRAQAHEIICKSRDTEALQEQLHRFMAMNEDLRHKVAVVQAQLKSALEKKSDLEAAMLQTQKEMSKRSRSTPESQHPKPSLDGAPSPAEEPQHQDGDVGKSHAHCCFSKEDLQQILQERNELKTNLFLVQEELAYYQRELLNEERVPSFFLDAMKSTIKRQRKKIRAKMLGTVEEPASSDEEEGSWLPAHGTDSVDAQPSESKIRNFFGLWYQGSTKDAPGASCSGAWEIIDSLDTQLEPEGESKPAASSPDRATLHL